Part of the Methanomassiliicoccus sp. genome is shown below.
GCCGTAAGCTCCTCGGTGGAGGAAGCGGACTCCTCGGACGCGGAAGCGGTCTCCTCGGCGATGGAAGCGATGCCGTCCACGGCCTTGGCGGCGGTCTGCGTGCCCTCCTTCTGGTTGTCCATGAGGCTGGCGATGGCCTTCATCTCCGTGGATGAGTGCACGACGGCCTGCAGGATGTCCTGGAAGGCCGCACCGGTCTGGTCCACTATTTGGATGCCCTCGGCCGCGGTCTTGGTCCCGACCTTCATGGCCTCCACGGCCTTGTTGGTCTCCAGCTGGACCTCCTTGATCATCTTGGCGATGCGCTCGGCCGCCTCGCGGCTGTCCTCGGCGAGGTTCTTGACCTCCTCCGCGACCACCGCGAACCCGCGGCCCTGCTCTCCCGCCCTGGCGGCCTCGATGGCGGCGTTGAGAGCGAGGAGGTTGGTCTGATCGGAAATGCCCGTGATCACCCCGACGATCTCTCCGATCTCCTCGGACCGCTTGCCCAGGGTCTCGATGACCTTGGCGGACTCCTCCACGACCTTGGCGATCTCCTGCATCTTCTTGACGGTGTTATCGACCGCTCCCTTGCCCCTGGCCGCGCTCTCCTCACCCTTCTTGGCAGAGGTGGTGGCGGACTGGGCCTTGTCCACGACCTGGATGACGGAGGTGGACATGTTGGCCATGATCTTGGCGGTCTCATCGACCTGAGTGGCCTGGCTCTGCGCGCCCTTGCTGATCTGCTGGATAGCGGCGGAGACCTGCTCGGTGGAGGCGTTCATCTCCTCCGCGGAGGATGCCAGCTCCTGTGACGTGGCCGAAACGGTCTCGATGGAGTTGTTGACCTCCTTGAGCAGACCGGTGAGGCTCTCGCCTATGGAGTCGAGGGAGCTGGCGAACTTTGCGAAGTCGCCCTTCGTCTCGATGGCGAACCTGGCGGTGAGGTCCCCGTTCGCATAGGAGTCGGCGATCCTCATCGCCTCGTTTATTGGCACTATGACCGCGTCGAGGGTGTTGTTCACACCTTGGACGATGTTGCGGTACTCGCCCTTATGCTTGGAGGCATCGGCCCGGTTCTCCAACCGGCCGTCCACGCCGGCAAGCGCGAGCATCTTGGTGTCGTCAACAAGCGCCTTTATGGAGTCGCGGACCTGCATAACGCTGTTGTTAAGGTCAACATACAATTGATGGACTCCTCTGGTGTAATCGTCGGCCTCAGCAACATTGGCCTCGAAGTTCAGATTGCCCTCGGCCATAAGGCCCATGTTGTGGGTGACCTTGGCGAACTCGGCCTGACGGAACTTGGCCTCACGGACCTTGGCCGTCGCGTCCTGAATCACCTCAACGTGCCCGATGGGGTCTCCCTTGGCGTTCCTGATGTAGCTAACATCGACCTGGAGGGCCTTGCCATCACGATCGGACGTGGTGCTGCACTCCCCTTGTCGGAACCGGACGATACCGCAGTTCTTGGTCCTGCATATGGGTCCGTTCCACTCGTGACAAGGTTTGCCGACGAGGTCCTTGCGGTCCCTCTTAAGGATCTTGATGGAGGCGTTGTTGAGGTAGGTCATGTTCATGTCCATATCGGTAACGGACAGGGGGAAGGGCACGGCATCCAGGATCTGCTCGTACCAGAACATCTTCTCCACCACCACATCAATGGAGTTGTTGACACCGGCGATCAGCTGCTGGTACACGCCCTGATGCCTTGCCAGGTCTGCGCGCTTGGAGAACTCCCCCTTCGCTACAGACGTGGTCAGCATGTTGGCATCCACGACCGCGGC
Proteins encoded:
- a CDS encoding PAS domain-containing protein, which produces MDAQSEGSVSEQMVAAMPMAAYVADENTKITFFNKGAEELTGITASEAVGMRVRDVFNGSLGKKGCPVYDAIAEGKTVSDVELKFEDNRDAEVTCLISATPLLKNGKRSGSMCFLRKIDRQNSAAFDYLNSLPIPILVMDKSFKVSYMNGVALRTVGKSLDQVKGRPCYELMNTNKCKDGNCATRRAMSEDKVLIGDAVAHLPSGDMPVRGMVGPLKDSQGNVVGAVEVLMDISKETEITKETMRLVESTLAGDLKARADASKFEGNYRSIVMAINGCLQALTNPMITAAATIEKIAKGDLSQKIEVEFKGDMNTLKNNINTCIDNIGAAVVDANMLTTSVAKGEFSKRADLARHQGVYQQLIAGVNNSIDVVVEKMFWYEQILDAVPFPLSVTDMDMNMTYLNNASIKILKRDRKDLVGKPCHEWNGPICRTKNCGIVRFRQGECSTTSDRDGKALQVDVSYIRNAKGDPIGHVEVIQDATAKVREAKFRQAEFAKVTHNMGLMAEGNLNFEANVAEADDYTRGVHQLYVDLNNSVMQVRDSIKALVDDTKMLALAGVDGRLENRADASKHKGEYRNIVQGVNNTLDAVIVPINEAMRIADSYANGDLTARFAIETKGDFAKFASSLDSIGESLTGLLKEVNNSIETVSATSQELASSAEEMNASTEQVSAAIQQISKGAQSQATQVDETAKIMANMSTSVIQVVDKAQSATTSAKKGEESAARGKGAVDNTVKKMQEIAKVVEESAKVIETLGKRSEEIGEIVGVITGISDQTNLLALNAAIEAARAGEQGRGFAVVAEEVKNLAEDSREAAERIAKMIKEVQLETNKAVEAMKVGTKTAAEGIQIVDQTGAAFQDILQAVVHSSTEMKAIASLMDNQKEGTQTAAKAVDGIASIAEETASASEESASSTEELTASMEDMTARAQSLSEMAINLKKMTAQFKIDEFQMQAEAEAAPVPVKRLDKKKASSDAKVPSKVREALAKRGIEAI